A window from Hemicordylus capensis ecotype Gifberg chromosome 2, rHemCap1.1.pri, whole genome shotgun sequence encodes these proteins:
- the LOC128344446 gene encoding zinc finger protein 239-like, whose amino-acid sequence MERDGEKPLILGNQSCKTEENQSAEHPCNGMATEEPVSVKEEPNEHGWLGGPEERVFQACKRERDSESQDLPDKQEKSPLDLIQDKAAHCKEEDFKNLDQIVIQQLIHIGESEIACSKQGESFRPSSGLSKPQIVPLGEKPYLCIICEKTFRNHSGLMVHQRIHTGEKPYKCPDCDKSFNQRSHLTSHRGTHTGEKPFKCFDCGKSFSYNSGLIIHQRIHTGEKPYKCSDCEKSFSQKSHLLSHQRTHVGEKSFKCPDCGKSFSYNSGLVIHQRIHTGEKPYKCSDCGKSFNQRSHLISHQGIHTGQKPYTCKDCGKSFSFNSGLVIHQRLHTGEKPYNCPNCGKSFNQKSHLISHQRVHTTHKP is encoded by the exons atggagagagatggagagaaacCATTGATCTTGGGCAACCAAAGTTGTAAAACAGAGGAGAACCAGAGTGCAGAACACCCCT GCAATGGGATGGCAACTGAGGAGCCTGTGTCTGTAAAAGAAGAGCCAAATGAACATGGATGGTTAGGAGGACCTGAAGAGAGAGTTTTCCAAGCCTGCAAACGGGAAAGAGATAGTGAGAGTCAGGATTTGCCAGACAAGCAAGAAAAATCCCCCTTGGACTTAATACAAGACAAAGCTGCTCACTGCAAGGAGGAGGATTTTAAGAATCTTGACCAAATTGTCATCCAACAGCTGATCCACATTGGAGAAAGCGAGATTGCATGTagcaagcagggggagagcttcCGTCCAAGCTCAGGCCTCAGTAAGCCTCAAATTGTCCCCTTGGGAGAAAAACCTTACCTGTGTATTATCTGTGAGAAAACCTTCCGCAATCACTCTGGTCTTATGGTGCAtcagagaattcacacaggagagaagccctacAAGTGCCCTGACTGTGACAAGAGCTTCAACCAGCGATCACACCTGACTTCTCACCGTGggacccacacaggagagaagccctttaaatgctttgactgtgggaaaagcttcagttaTAACTCTGGGCTCATCATACATCAGCGGatacacacaggggagaagccgtaCAAATGTTCCGACTGTgagaaaagcttcagtcagaaaTCGCACCTGCTTTCACATCAGAGGACCCATGTGGGAGAGAAGTCCTTTAAGTGCCCCgactgtgggaagagcttcagttatAATTCTGGGCTTGTTATACATCAGCGAATCCACACTGGCGAAAAGCCCTATAAGTGCTCTGATTGTGGTAAAAGCTTCAATCAGCGGTCACACCTCATTTCGCATCAAGGCATTCACACGGGACAGAAGCCGTATACGTGTAAGGACTGTGGGAAGAGCTTTAGCTTCAACTCTGGGCTCGTTATCCATCAGCGgcttcacacaggggagaagccgtaTAACTGTCCCAACTGCGGGAAAAGTTTTAATCAAAAATCGCATCTTATTTCACACCAGAGAGTCCACACCACACACAAACCCTAG
- the LOC128344447 gene encoding zinc finger protein 572-like isoform X2, which translates to MEEAPQEKSPEQVELHKTMAGISQRNSSQCSQAEVSENQGPEILKSKCSESTRRKSISSQGGSREVKNQPVQQRKRLSKKQHPCPDCGKVFNRTSALNAHRRVHTGEKPYKCAECGKSFTKSSHLIAHQRIHTGERPYTCVTCGKSFNHSSHVITHQRTHTGEKLYKCLECGKNFRYSSDLIRHQIEHAGEKPFECPDCGKCFNRSSNLLIHQRIHTGEKPYKCPECGRSFSYSSVLIRHQRVHTSEKPYKCPDCGEGFHVNASLLTHQRVHTGEKHYSCPECGKSFRWISHLVRHQKVHMAEKPV; encoded by the coding sequence ATGGAGGAAGCTCCTCAGGAGAAAAGTCCTGAACAAGTAGAGCTGCATAAGACAATGGCAGGAATATCCCAAAGGAACAGTTCTCAGTGTTCACAAGCAGAAGTTTCTGAAAATCAGGGGCCAGAAATACTAAAGAGTAAATGTTCAGAGTCCACGAGACGGAAGTCTATTTCTTCTCAAGGAGGCTCAAGGGAAGTAAAAAACCAGCCAGTTCAGCAAAGAAAGAGGCTATCAAAGAAACAGCATCCATGCCCTGACTGTGGGAAGGTTTTCAACCGGACCTCAGCCCTCAATGCTCATCGGAGAGTTCACACCGGTGAGAAGCCTTATAAGTGcgcagagtgtgggaagagcttcaccaAGAGTTCACACCTCATTGCTCATCAGAGAATTCACACTGGTGAAAGACCTTATACGTGTGTGacttgtgggaagagcttcaatcACTCTTCGCATGTTATTACCCACCAGAgaactcacacaggagagaaactctATAAATGTCTGGAATGTGGGAAAAACTTTCGGTACAGCTCCGATCTCATCCGGCACCAGATTGAGCATGCAGGAGAAAAACCATTCGAGTGTCCAGACTGTGGGAAATGCTTCAACCGGAGCTCTAATCTCCTTATACACCAGAGAatacacacaggagaaaaaccctaCAAATGCCCTGAATGTGGAAGAAGCTTCAGCTACAGCTCAGTTCTTATCAGGCACCAAAGAGTGCACACGTCTGAGAAGCCGTATAAATGCCCTGACTGTGGGGAAGGTTTTCATGTAAATGCAAGCCTCCTTACACACCAGAGAGTGCATACGGGAGAGAAACACTACTCATGCCcagagtgtgggaagagtttcAGATGGATCTCACACCTTGTTAGGCATCAAAAGGTTCACATGGCAGAGAAGCCTGTGTAA
- the LOC128344447 gene encoding zinc finger protein 664-like isoform X1 has protein sequence MLSVSVSESAQSTACWGEATLRGRQEARRRSSRWYYGIILLPPQQQKKGKTSEQKMEEAPQEKSPEQVELHKTMAGISQRNSSQCSQAEVSENQGPEILKSKCSESTRRKSISSQGGSREVKNQPVQQRKRLSKKQHPCPDCGKVFNRTSALNAHRRVHTGEKPYKCAECGKSFTKSSHLIAHQRIHTGERPYTCVTCGKSFNHSSHVITHQRTHTGEKLYKCLECGKNFRYSSDLIRHQIEHAGEKPFECPDCGKCFNRSSNLLIHQRIHTGEKPYKCPECGRSFSYSSVLIRHQRVHTSEKPYKCPDCGEGFHVNASLLTHQRVHTGEKHYSCPECGKSFRWISHLVRHQKVHMAEKPV, from the exons ATGCTTTCAGTTTCAGTGAGTGAGTCTGCGCAGAGCACAGCCTGCTGGGGAGAAGCTACGCTGAGAGGAAGGCAGGaggcaagaagaagaagtagtaggtGGTATTATGGGATCATTTTGCTGCCACCgcagcaacagaaaaagggaAAAA CAAGTGAACAGAAAATGGAGGAAGCTCCTCAGGAGAAAAGTCCTGAACAAGTAGAGCTGCATAAGACAATGGCAGGAATATCCCAAAGGAACAGTTCTCAGTGTTCACAAGCAGAAGTTTCTGAAAATCAGGGGCCAGAAATACTAAAGAGTAAATGTTCAGAGTCCACGAGACGGAAGTCTATTTCTTCTCAAGGAGGCTCAAGGGAAGTAAAAAACCAGCCAGTTCAGCAAAGAAAGAGGCTATCAAAGAAACAGCATCCATGCCCTGACTGTGGGAAGGTTTTCAACCGGACCTCAGCCCTCAATGCTCATCGGAGAGTTCACACCGGTGAGAAGCCTTATAAGTGcgcagagtgtgggaagagcttcaccaAGAGTTCACACCTCATTGCTCATCAGAGAATTCACACTGGTGAAAGACCTTATACGTGTGTGacttgtgggaagagcttcaatcACTCTTCGCATGTTATTACCCACCAGAgaactcacacaggagagaaactctATAAATGTCTGGAATGTGGGAAAAACTTTCGGTACAGCTCCGATCTCATCCGGCACCAGATTGAGCATGCAGGAGAAAAACCATTCGAGTGTCCAGACTGTGGGAAATGCTTCAACCGGAGCTCTAATCTCCTTATACACCAGAGAatacacacaggagaaaaaccctaCAAATGCCCTGAATGTGGAAGAAGCTTCAGCTACAGCTCAGTTCTTATCAGGCACCAAAGAGTGCACACGTCTGAGAAGCCGTATAAATGCCCTGACTGTGGGGAAGGTTTTCATGTAAATGCAAGCCTCCTTACACACCAGAGAGTGCATACGGGAGAGAAACACTACTCATGCCcagagtgtgggaagagtttcAGATGGATCTCACACCTTGTTAGGCATCAAAAGGTTCACATGGCAGAGAAGCCTGTGTAA